CCCTAAAAAAAGCGAGAGATGATGGCCTGATTCATTACTACTTTGCACCAATGCTTCAACAACATCCTCAAATGTGTCATCTTTATAAGTCAGATTTTGATACTTCTCCGCTGGCGTTGCTATATCCATTACATTGAATTGTAGATTCAAAAATTAAACTAAATATAAAAAATACTCTGCATTTGAACAGGTATGATGAATTATAAGTTTTCCTTCGCTTCTTTTAGTGAACCGATGCATATGTCAAGATTATTTAGCAGTCCGTCTTCCAGGTTATAAATCCAACCGTGCACTGTCAGAGATTGCCCATCATTCCATGCCTGCTGTACAAATGGATTATAGCATACGTTCTCAACCTGAGCTTTTACGTTGAGTTCACAAAGCCTATTAACCTTTTCACTTTCGAACTCATAGTTAGAGAGCTCTTCTTCATATTTTCGGAAAGTATCCTTGATGTGTAGAAGCCAGTTATCGATCAAACCCAAACGTTCTTCTTGCATAGACGCTTTAACACCGCCACAACCGTAGTGCCCACAAATTATAATATGCTTTACTTTTAATACGGAAACAGCATATTGTATCACAGACTGACTATTCAGGTCTGAGTGCACAATCTGGTTTGCAATATTTCTGTGTACAAATAAGTCACCCGGGGCAAGATCTACAATCTCAGTAGCCGGGACACGGCTATCGGAACATCCGATCCAGAGGTATTCCGGTTGTTGACCTTGAGATAAATTCTCAAAAAAATCAGGGCGCTCTTCTTTTATTTGCTTAGCCCAATTACGATTATTCTCTAATAAAGAGGGTAATTTATTCATCACAAACTGTATTTGGTGACATTATTGATTTTTATGAATAACACCTTCTTTCATAACAAAAGATACGTTTTCAAGTGTACTGATGTTTTCTATTGGATTTCCACTGACTGCTATGACGTCAGCCAGTTTACCACTTTCAAGTGTACCTATTTGGGTATCCATTTTTAAAATTTTAGCTGCCGTAAGTGTTGCAGACTGAATGGCTTTCATAGGCGGCATGCCCGCTTCTACCATGTAGCCAAACTCTTTAGCATTTTTACCATGTGCAAATACCCCGGCATCAGTTCCAAAAGCAACATTTACCCCGTTCTTATAGGCTCTTGAAAACATTTTTTGAATTTCAGGTCCGATAGCTTTGGCTTTGGGTACCACCACTTCCGGATAGTAGCCGGGAATTTTGGCAGAATCAGCTACCGATTTACCGGCAGTAATTGTAGGAACCAGGTAGGTGCCATACTCTTTCATCATATTCATAGTCTCTTCATCCATAAGTGTGCCGTGCTCAATAGTAGTCACTCCGGCTTTGATTGCCCTTTGCATACCTTCAACACCGTGTGCATGAGCCGCAACATGATAGCCTATGTCATTGGCAGTTTGAATGATGGCTTCAAGCTCATCCATCTTGAACTGAGGAGCCGTACCGCTTTTTGCCATACTTAAAACACCACCGGTAGCGGTAATTTTGATTAGATCAGACCCATCCTTATATCGCTGACGAACTGCCTTTCTTGAGTCGGCGACCCCATTGACAACGCCTTCTTTGGGACCCGGATCTCCTTCAATCTCATTCTTCCACCCGTTAGTCGGATCAGCATGACCGCCGGTTGTAGCAATAGATTTGCCCGCAGTAAATATTCTAGGTCCTACAACCTTACCTGCGTTGATCGCATCCCTTAGAGATATGTTTACACCTGAACCACCGACATCCCTTACGGTCGTAAATCCGGCCATAAGTGTGGTCTTGGCATAACCAATAGCATTAAAAGCAACATCTGATGTGTTCAATGTAAACTGCTTGATGTAGTTATCAGGACTAGTTTGTCCTTCCAAGTGCACATGCATATCAATGAGTCCCGGTAGGCAGGTTTTATCGCGCAGGTTGATAGCCGTTGCATTATTAGTAGGAGACTGATACCCTTTTTCAATGGCCGTTATCTTTTGATTTTCAATGATCAGGGTATGCTCTCCGAGTAATTCATCCTGTACTCCATCTATCACATTACCGCAATGTAAATAAGTGTTTTGAGCAATAGCTGATTTACCTAGAAAGAGAACAGTTAAAATAGTAATGAGAACATATGAACGTTTCATAGAAGTTACTTTAAAGTGAAAATTGAAAATCAGTTAATGTGTAAACTATTAATTAAAACGGTCTTGAGGACGACGAATCTGTTTAGGAGGACGTTTAAACACTCTGGCTTCTGAATAGATTCTTTTCGGCGGAGTGCGAAGGTCCCAAACTATCCTGAACCAAGATAATATCTTTAAAGTATAGTGTGATGGATCAAACTCCCACCAGTAAAATCCTTGTCGTTCAGATGAAGGGAACCGGTGATGGTTGTTGTGCCAACCTTCACCAAGTGTAATCAGAGAGATAAACCAGTTGTTTCTGCTATCGTCATTAGTTTCAAAACGTCTCTTGCCAAATACATGAGCCAATGAGTTTACTGTAAAGGTTCCGTGATAAAGCAATACTGTACTGATTATAAAACCATAAACCAGCATTTGAAAACCTGAGGTCCCCGATTCAGGAAAAAGGTAATAAAGCAGTTCTCCCAAGCCATACGTTGCTGCAGCAAGCAAGATAGGAGGGAGAAGGTGGTAGTTGTTCAGGAATCGAAGCTCGGGGAATTTCAATAGATCCCTTACCATCTTGGTATTGGTATCCTTAAAACGATCGCTAAGAATCCATCCAACGTGTGACCACCAAAAGCTTCTTTTAACTGGTGAATGCACATCTTTTTCGGTGTCAGAATATTTGTGGTGATGCCTGTGATGGGCAGCCCACCAAAGTGGACCTTTTTGTGCAGAGGTTGTGGCAATCCAAGCCAACACAAACTGAAACCACCGGCTGGTCTTGAAAGTGCGGTGTGAGAAATAGCGATGGAAACCGGCTGTTATGCCAAACATCCTGACGATGTAGCTTATTAATAATGCTGCTAAAGCAATCCAGCTGAACCCGGCCCAGAAAATCAAAATGCAGGAGAGATGCAAAAGAATAAAACCGCTACCGCTAACCCAGTTAATACGATCTAGCTTCTCATCATAATTATCAGGTATATAAGGTGCTTCCATATATTATCATAAATAGGTGTGAGGAAAATTTCGGTTGAATATACTTATATAGATGAAAGCAGGAAAGGGGATACGGGATTTCGGTTACCTTTAATATTAATACAGTAAAATTACTTATAGTTATGAGATCCTCTCTGTGAAACTCTGAGCTACTTAGTGAACCTCTGTGTTACCGTGAAAGTGTTTATGTTTCGATTTCGTCTACACAAACTTGTTAACAGTATTGCAGGTTATTATTCAAAGAAATATTAATGAAAGCTAATATTTAACTTTCATTTTAAAATTTATATACCTAATCTATTAGCAATATATTTTAGGATGGTTAAGGAACTCTAACTTGTAATTCAAATAGTAGTTGAATTACCTTTAAAAAGAATTTAGGAGAAGTCATTTACTTCCTAAAGATTCTTTAATAGTGGTTAGGGAAACTTAACTTGTAAGAAACTTCCAGAACTGCTAATCTTCTGTTGAAACAAAAAAACTGTAACAAACAAACTTTCGTAGAGTCTTATACTTCGAAAGGGAATTGGAAAAGACCTAAACTACAGACGGCTTTTTCGTTCTAAACAACAAAACGATTTATCATCTAACACAAACAAAACACAATAAAGGAGATCTATTATGGGTCAACAACAATTACTTCTCGTTATACTTGTAACAATTATCGTCGGTATTGCAACCGTCGTAGCTATTAACACCTTCGGCGCTGCCGCAGATTCCGCTAACCTGGATGCTGTTCGTCAGGATATGGGTTCTATTGCTGCTTCAGCTCAGGGTTACTACATGAAGCCTGAGATGCTCGGTGGTGGTGGAAAATCATTTGCAGATATGTCATTTAATGATTTAGCATTTGGTGGAACTATTGTTTCTAATACTGTAGCTTACAATGAAAATGGAACATATGAACTTGGAACTGGTTCGGCTGCTAGCATATCATTAACTGCTGATCCAGCTTCAGGAACTGGGTATATCGAAGGTCAGACTGGTAATGCTGACAACACACTTACAGCTACGATATTACCTGATAACTTAAGCTTCTAAATTTTAGTTGCTGATTAATTAGAGTCCTCATTGAAAAGTGAGGACTCTTTTTTTTACCTAAGGTTTTCATGATGCAGAAACATAAGATTATTTGGGGATTGCTTATATCAATTTTATTTGTAGTTGTAAGTACTTCGATATTCTCCATATCTCATTATAGATTTTTTGATCAAAAAAGAATTGTGCAGTCCGCAGTTCTTGTTCTTAGTTCATTAATTTTTTTGACTTTTTTATATGAAAATAAATTAGTTGGACTAAATAAGTTCGTCAAAACTGGTTTCCCTGTTTTCTTATGCTTACTTATTACTTCAGCCATTTTATCACCATTGGGTACCTGGGCATTTCTTGAAATTGGATGGTACTTGTTACTTACTGAATTACTAATCCTATGTGCATATTTCTTTATAGTTGAAAAAGAAAAGTTTATTAAGACCCTGTTGTTTGGATTAATTGCTTTATGCGTTCTATACTCATCAAGAGTATTTGCTGATTACTTGGTTGGTACAATTAAAGATGAATGGACGACATGGCCGGAGCAATTAAATGTACGATATTTTTATAAAGGGCAAGATATTACTCCAAATGGGTTTTTAGGGTTCGGCCATGTACGTTTTTTTAACCACCTACAAACTTGGTCATTGCCGCTATTAGTTTACGCCTATCTCTACTTTAAGAATAATCTAATACCTGGTCTTAAATATCTCTTATTATTTTTTATTGCTTCATGGTGGATGCTGGTTTTCGCAGCCGATGCTCGAGGAACCATCCTTTCTTCAATCATAAGTATTATAGTTATACTTCTATTGTTCAGAAAGAAGGCAATCTCATTCTTTAAAACTTACAGTACTACTGCATTAGCCGGTTTGATGCTGTATGTTATTTTATTTTTGCTTCCCAAAGAATCATCTCGAGAAATTCTGACAAGATTTGGTGACAGCGGTAGATTAGAGGTTTGGGTATTCAGCTTGGAGCAAATTGTCCAGAATCCTTGGTTAGGTTTGGGACCTATGCATTTTTCTTATATGGGTATCAATCCTCCCTGGTCAACTCCGCATAACTTCATACTACAGTCTGCTTCAGAATGGGGAATACCGGCAATCACAATATTTATTGGCTTTTCGGTATATGCTTACTTTCACTTTTTAAAACAATCTCAGTCAATTTCAAAGCGGGATCAAAATGTCACCGCTATTAATTGGAGAATTGCATTAGTTGCTTCTATAACGGCTGCATTGGTACACTCAATGTTTTCGGGAATTTTTAATTCACAATTAAGCCAGTTGTTAGGAGTAATTATAC
This is a stretch of genomic DNA from Halalkalibaculum roseum. It encodes these proteins:
- a CDS encoding metal-dependent hydrolase family protein; amino-acid sequence: MKRSYVLITILTVLFLGKSAIAQNTYLHCGNVIDGVQDELLGEHTLIIENQKITAIEKGYQSPTNNATAINLRDKTCLPGLIDMHVHLEGQTSPDNYIKQFTLNTSDVAFNAIGYAKTTLMAGFTTVRDVGGSGVNISLRDAINAGKVVGPRIFTAGKSIATTGGHADPTNGWKNEIEGDPGPKEGVVNGVADSRKAVRQRYKDGSDLIKITATGGVLSMAKSGTAPQFKMDELEAIIQTANDIGYHVAAHAHGVEGMQRAIKAGVTTIEHGTLMDEETMNMMKEYGTYLVPTITAGKSVADSAKIPGYYPEVVVPKAKAIGPEIQKMFSRAYKNGVNVAFGTDAGVFAHGKNAKEFGYMVEAGMPPMKAIQSATLTAAKILKMDTQIGTLESGKLADVIAVSGNPIENISTLENVSFVMKEGVIHKNQ
- a CDS encoding O-antigen ligase family protein; its protein translation is MMQKHKIIWGLLISILFVVVSTSIFSISHYRFFDQKRIVQSAVLVLSSLIFLTFLYENKLVGLNKFVKTGFPVFLCLLITSAILSPLGTWAFLEIGWYLLLTELLILCAYFFIVEKEKFIKTLLFGLIALCVLYSSRVFADYLVGTIKDEWTTWPEQLNVRYFYKGQDITPNGFLGFGHVRFFNHLQTWSLPLLVYAYLYFKNNLIPGLKYLLLFFIASWWMLVFAADARGTILSSIISIIVILLLFRKKAISFFKTYSTTALAGLMLYVILFLLPKESSREILTRFGDSGRLEVWVFSLEQIVQNPWLGLGPMHFSYMGINPPWSTPHNFILQSASEWGIPAITIFIGFSVYAYFHFLKQSQSISKRDQNVTAINWRIALVASITAALVHSMFSGIFNSQLSQLLGVIILGAAFGDYFLNSNKKLFQTRKKISWSVYPLIILLFINTSFVAYKVISDIPHLSERQTDYMEKYRSLTLYPRFWNQGMIYEKDNDIKNEGEGKYLDGRDE
- a CDS encoding acyl-CoA desaturase — its product is MEAPYIPDNYDEKLDRINWVSGSGFILLHLSCILIFWAGFSWIALAALLISYIVRMFGITAGFHRYFSHRTFKTSRWFQFVLAWIATTSAQKGPLWWAAHHRHHHKYSDTEKDVHSPVKRSFWWSHVGWILSDRFKDTNTKMVRDLLKFPELRFLNNYHLLPPILLAAATYGLGELLYYLFPESGTSGFQMLVYGFIISTVLLYHGTFTVNSLAHVFGKRRFETNDDSRNNWFISLITLGEGWHNNHHRFPSSERQGFYWWEFDPSHYTLKILSWFRIVWDLRTPPKRIYSEARVFKRPPKQIRRPQDRFN
- the can gene encoding carbonate dehydratase; amino-acid sequence: MNKLPSLLENNRNWAKQIKEERPDFFENLSQGQQPEYLWIGCSDSRVPATEIVDLAPGDLFVHRNIANQIVHSDLNSQSVIQYAVSVLKVKHIIICGHYGCGGVKASMQEERLGLIDNWLLHIKDTFRKYEEELSNYEFESEKVNRLCELNVKAQVENVCYNPFVQQAWNDGQSLTVHGWIYNLEDGLLNNLDICIGSLKEAKENL